Proteins from one Emys orbicularis isolate rEmyOrb1 chromosome 2, rEmyOrb1.hap1, whole genome shotgun sequence genomic window:
- the MTERF1 gene encoding transcription termination factor 1, mitochondrial: protein MINSGHTVLQRYLQQLIPMAARGLLHTKNSRLYNMNCFWMIRFSTEIVLRPVSSRHFYLKTESANTESCQENGILVNNLTCMGVDVKMVRRRQPGILKKLITNEEGLKRFLQSKGATNEVIASIISRYPRAITRSYESLEKRWELWRSILMTDLEIVNILGRSPESFFRSSNNINMEKNITFFCSLGLTSKHLCNMLTRAPRVFSNRVELNKQMTDLLHEICLSLGGENPNDFVKHIISKNVFILLRSSKQVSANIEFLQSSFHLSNEELLALLHGSGATILDLSNEYIKKNFTNAKEKLLSLGCTEREVDGFFISYPRVLFLSSKTLSDKIDCLLQAKVHIKQIVETSHVLAVSISTIRSKVKELEKTSYDLKTNGIGILCLSKERFAAKLEKLHSAR, encoded by the coding sequence aTGATAAACAGTGGACATACAGTACTACAAAGATATTTGCAGCAGCTGATCCCTATGGCAGCCAGGGGACTGTTGCACACGAAAAACTCACGTCTTTACAATATGAATTGTTTCTGGATGATTAGATTTTCAACAGAGATTGTGCTCAGACCTGTGTCTTCTAGGCACTTCTATCTGAAGACAGAGAGTGCTAATACAGAGTCATGCCAGGAGAATGGCATTCTAGTAAACAATCTGACATGCATGGGAGTGGATGTCAAAATGGTGAGAAGGCGACAACCTGGAATTCTGAAGAAGCTGATCACAAATGAAGAGGGCCTCAAAAGGTTTCTGCAAAGCAAAGGGGCTACTAATGAAGTCATTGCCAGCATCATCTCACGTTATCCACGGGCCATCACGCGTTCCTATGAGTCTCTCGAAAAACGTTGGGAACTTTGGAGAAGTATTTTGATGACTGACTTGGAAATTGTAAATATTCTGGGGCGTTCTCCTGAGTCCTTCTTTCGTTCCAGTAATAACATCAATATGgagaaaaatattacatttttctgtTCTCTTGGGCTAACCTCTAAACACCTTTGCAATATGTTGACCAGAGCACCTCGGGTGTTTTCTAACAGAGTGGAGCTGAATAAGCAGAtgactgacctcctgcatgagaTCTGTTTATCTTTAGGTGGTGAAAACCCAAATGATTTTGTGAAGCACATCATTTCTAAAAATGTCTTCATTCTCCTGCGGAGCAGCAAGCAAGTGAGCGCAAACATTGAGTTCCTGCAATCATCTTTCCATCTGAGCAATGAGGAATTACTAGCTCTGCTACATGGCAGTGGAGCTACCATTTTGGACTTATCTAATGAATATATCAAAAAAAACTTTACAAATGCTAAAGAGAAGCTGTTATCTCTTGGGTGCACTGAAAGAGAGGTGGATGGATTTTTCATTAGCTATCCACGAGTGCTCTTTCTTTCATCCAAGACCCTCAGTGATAAAATAGATTGCCTCTTGCAAGCAAAGGTTCACATTAAACAAATAGTTGAAACGTCTCACGTTCTGGCTGTAAGTATCAGTACTATAAGAAGCAAAGTCAAGGAACTGGAAAAAACTAGTTATGACCTCAAAACCAATGGAATTGGCATCCTTTGTTTAAGTAAAGAGAGATTTGCAGCTAAATTGGAAAAATTACATAGTGCACGGTGA